The following are from one region of the Nocardioides marmotae genome:
- the pknB gene encoding Stk1 family PASTA domain-containing Ser/Thr kinase, with protein sequence MTSDRHARSGADEPSTDPSPRWDGRRLEGRLLDGRYRVGPRIARGGMASVYEATDIRLDRTVAVKVMHPGLGDDEEFAARFVREARAAARLSHPNVVAVHDQGADDGVVFLAMELVPGHTLRDVIAKESPMPPARALALLEPVLSALAAAHRAGLVHRDVKPENVLIATDPDTGTSRVKVADFGLAKAVSADTQHTATGGVLIGTVSYLAPELVVDGRADARADVYAAGVLLFELLTGRKPHEGESPIQVAYKHVHEDVPLPSTLVPGLPAYVDALVARATARDRGQRAADAGVLLHQLRRVATAVTTGVREDPDLVADLMPRPPAPDTDPVTGVTGSGDTSEHTQLLRTAEVPPAVQRAERPGQPGRPDQPGRTDTAADPWDEDEMAALLAPSTAAITAGPAAPEPTRTVPVGATPAPRRTRRSRRGLLALVLALLLATGIGAGAWWFGVARWTTTPGVLGLDRAAAVERLEAAGLEAEIGPRAFSRTVPAGEVMSTDPAPGDRVLDGGTVTVTISKGEELYDVPKLRGMTEDEAQDALAELKLEFGGSTQRWSEDVPQGVVLASDPKPGTTLRPGSVVDLVVSKGRKPIKVKDWTGEDADTARQRLEAQGLVVEVTGEEHSDEVAEGDVISQDPVGATLFKGDTVELVVSLGPELVPVPNVRASGVDAAREELEALGFEVETRKAAGYLGLGYVFSQDPGSGEMVPKGTTITLTLI encoded by the coding sequence GTGACGTCAGATCGTCATGCCCGGTCGGGCGCGGACGAGCCCTCGACCGACCCCTCCCCCCGCTGGGACGGCCGGCGGCTCGAGGGCCGCCTCCTCGACGGCCGCTACCGGGTCGGCCCGCGGATCGCCCGCGGCGGCATGGCCAGCGTCTACGAGGCCACCGACATCCGGCTGGACCGCACGGTCGCGGTCAAGGTGATGCACCCCGGGCTGGGCGACGACGAGGAGTTCGCGGCGCGCTTCGTCCGCGAGGCCCGCGCCGCGGCCCGGCTCTCCCACCCCAACGTGGTCGCGGTCCACGACCAGGGCGCCGACGACGGCGTGGTGTTCCTCGCCATGGAGCTGGTCCCCGGCCACACCCTGCGCGACGTCATCGCCAAGGAGAGCCCGATGCCGCCCGCGCGGGCGCTGGCGCTGCTCGAGCCGGTGCTCTCCGCGCTGGCCGCCGCCCACCGCGCCGGCCTGGTCCACCGCGACGTCAAGCCCGAGAACGTCCTCATCGCCACCGATCCCGACACCGGCACGAGCCGGGTCAAGGTCGCCGACTTCGGCCTGGCCAAGGCGGTCAGCGCCGACACCCAGCACACCGCGACCGGCGGTGTGCTCATCGGCACCGTCTCCTACCTCGCGCCCGAGCTCGTGGTCGACGGTCGCGCCGACGCCCGCGCCGACGTGTACGCCGCCGGCGTGCTGCTCTTCGAGCTGCTCACCGGCCGCAAGCCGCACGAGGGCGAGTCCCCGATCCAGGTGGCCTACAAGCACGTCCACGAGGACGTCCCGCTCCCCTCGACGCTCGTCCCCGGCCTCCCCGCGTACGTCGACGCGCTCGTCGCCCGCGCGACCGCCCGCGACCGAGGCCAGCGCGCGGCCGACGCCGGCGTGCTCCTGCACCAGCTGCGCCGCGTGGCCACCGCCGTGACGACCGGCGTCCGCGAGGACCCCGACCTCGTCGCCGACCTGATGCCGCGCCCGCCCGCGCCCGACACCGACCCCGTCACCGGGGTCACCGGGTCCGGCGACACCAGCGAGCACACCCAGCTGCTGCGCACGGCCGAGGTGCCACCGGCCGTCCAGCGGGCCGAGCGGCCGGGTCAGCCGGGCCGGCCGGACCAGCCGGGTCGCACCGACACCGCCGCGGACCCCTGGGACGAGGACGAGATGGCCGCGCTGCTCGCGCCGTCGACGGCCGCCATCACCGCGGGGCCGGCCGCGCCCGAGCCGACCCGGACCGTGCCCGTCGGGGCGACCCCGGCGCCGCGACGTACCCGTCGGTCCCGGAGGGGCCTGCTCGCGCTCGTGCTCGCGCTGCTGCTGGCGACCGGCATCGGCGCCGGCGCCTGGTGGTTCGGCGTCGCCCGCTGGACGACCACCCCGGGCGTCCTCGGCCTGGACCGCGCGGCGGCGGTCGAGCGGCTCGAGGCCGCCGGCCTGGAGGCGGAGATCGGCCCGCGGGCCTTCTCCCGCACCGTCCCGGCCGGCGAGGTGATGTCCACCGACCCCGCTCCGGGCGACCGCGTGCTCGACGGCGGCACCGTGACGGTGACGATCAGCAAGGGCGAGGAGCTCTACGACGTCCCGAAGCTGCGCGGGATGACCGAGGACGAGGCCCAGGACGCCCTGGCGGAGCTGAAGCTGGAGTTCGGCGGCTCGACGCAGCGGTGGTCCGAGGACGTCCCGCAGGGCGTCGTCCTGGCCAGCGACCCCAAGCCCGGCACCACGCTGCGGCCCGGCTCCGTGGTCGACCTCGTGGTCTCCAAGGGCCGCAAGCCGATCAAGGTCAAGGACTGGACCGGTGAGGACGCCGACACCGCCCGGCAGCGGCTGGAGGCCCAGGGCCTCGTCGTCGAGGTGACCGGCGAGGAGCACTCCGACGAGGTGGCCGAGGGCGACGTGATCAGCCAGGACCCCGTCGGCGCGACCCTCTTCAAGGGCGACACCGTCGAGCTCGTCGTCTCCCTCGGCCCCGAGCTGGTTCCGGTCCCCAACGTGCGCGCCTCCGGGGTCGACGCGGCCCGCGAGGAGCTCGAGGCGCTCGGCTTCGAGGTCGAGACGCGGAAGGCCGCGGGCTACCTCGGCCTGGGCTACGTCTTCTCCCAGGACCCGGGCTCGGGCGAGATGGTCCCGAAGGGCACCACGATCACGCTGACGCTCATCTGA
- the aroF gene encoding 3-deoxy-7-phosphoheptulonate synthase produces the protein MSPDATDSDVANVVARVEGVGGEAFVSKGVVRTIIGLVGDLESFHHLNLRTLRGVADVRRISDPYKLVSRQHHPDRSTVWVGAPGRQVPIGPDSFTFLAGPCAVETPEQTLAAAQMAKGAGATILRGGAYKPRTSPYAFQGLGVRGLEILADVGRATGLPVVTEVVDARDVAVVAEHADMLQVGTRNMANFGLLQAVGEAGKPVLLKRGMTATIEEWLMAAEYIAQRGNLDVVLCERGIRTFEPATRNTLDISAVPVVQATSHLPVIVDPSHAAGRKDLVVPLSRAAIAVGADGIIVDVHPDPETALCDGPQALLGTELRELAQAVRRLPGAVGRVDAAELTRTA, from the coding sequence ATGTCCCCGGACGCCACCGACAGCGACGTCGCGAACGTCGTCGCCCGCGTGGAGGGCGTCGGTGGCGAGGCCTTCGTCAGCAAGGGCGTCGTCCGCACCATCATCGGCCTGGTCGGGGACCTCGAGTCCTTCCACCACCTCAACCTGCGCACGCTGCGGGGCGTCGCGGACGTGCGCCGGATCTCCGACCCCTACAAGCTCGTGAGCCGCCAGCACCACCCCGACCGCAGCACCGTGTGGGTCGGTGCGCCGGGTCGGCAGGTGCCGATCGGGCCGGACTCCTTCACCTTCCTGGCCGGACCGTGCGCGGTCGAGACCCCGGAGCAGACCCTCGCCGCGGCGCAGATGGCCAAGGGCGCCGGCGCCACGATCCTGCGGGGAGGCGCCTACAAGCCGCGCACCTCGCCGTACGCCTTCCAGGGCCTGGGCGTCCGCGGCCTGGAGATCCTCGCCGACGTCGGGCGAGCCACCGGCCTGCCGGTGGTCACCGAGGTGGTCGACGCCCGCGACGTCGCGGTGGTCGCCGAGCACGCCGACATGCTGCAGGTCGGCACCCGCAACATGGCCAACTTCGGGCTGCTCCAGGCGGTCGGCGAGGCCGGGAAGCCGGTGCTGCTCAAGCGCGGCATGACCGCGACCATCGAGGAGTGGCTGATGGCCGCGGAGTACATCGCCCAGCGCGGCAACCTCGACGTCGTGCTGTGCGAGCGGGGCATCCGCACCTTCGAGCCCGCCACCCGCAACACCCTGGACATCTCCGCGGTGCCCGTCGTCCAGGCCACCAGCCACCTCCCGGTGATCGTCGACCCGAGCCACGCCGCCGGCCGCAAGGACCTGGTCGTGCCGCTCTCCCGCGCGGCGATCGCGGTCGGGGCCGACGGGATCATCGTCGACGTCCACCCCGACCCGGAGACCGCGCTGTGCGACGGCCCCCAGGCGCTGCTCGGCACCGAGCTGCGCGAGCTGGCCCAGGCGGTACGGCGGCTGCCGGGGGCCGTGGGCCGTGTCGACGCCGCCGAGCTGACTCGGACGGCCTGA
- a CDS encoding DMT family transporter yields the protein MSAGASAAPAARPTPDRRTSLLAAGALLAMTACWGSTFFLIKDLLDRVPTLDFLAVRFAIAGVVMVLVAPRAVQRLSPESRRHALVLGGVYGLAQILQTSGLAHTAASVSGFITGMYVVLTPVLAALLLRTRTTRTTWAAVALATAGLGVLTLDGVAVGFGEAITLVSAVLYALHIVGLGAWSNAREALGMSIVQLLVIAVVCLVATAPDGIVLPPTPADWLSVVYMALFAGALALIGQTWAQAHLPPTRSAIIMSMEPVFAAFFAVLLGGEALTARMALGGLMVLAAMLVVEALPRRRKVEAEVQHLAV from the coding sequence GTGAGCGCCGGGGCGAGCGCGGCTCCGGCCGCCCGCCCCACGCCGGACCGTCGTACCTCGCTGCTCGCCGCGGGGGCGCTGCTGGCGATGACGGCCTGCTGGGGCAGCACGTTCTTCCTCATCAAGGACCTCCTCGACCGGGTCCCCACCCTGGACTTCCTGGCGGTGCGCTTCGCGATCGCCGGCGTGGTGATGGTGCTGGTCGCCCCGCGCGCGGTGCAGCGGCTCTCGCCCGAGTCCCGACGGCACGCGCTCGTCCTCGGCGGGGTCTACGGGCTGGCCCAGATCCTCCAGACCTCGGGCCTGGCCCACACCGCGGCGTCGGTCTCGGGCTTCATCACCGGCATGTACGTGGTGCTCACCCCCGTCCTGGCCGCGCTGCTGCTGCGCACCCGGACCACCCGGACCACCTGGGCCGCGGTCGCGCTCGCGACGGCCGGGCTCGGCGTGCTGACGCTGGACGGCGTGGCGGTCGGCTTCGGCGAGGCGATCACGCTGGTCAGCGCCGTGCTCTACGCCCTGCACATCGTCGGGCTCGGCGCCTGGTCGAACGCCCGCGAGGCGCTCGGCATGTCGATCGTGCAGCTGCTCGTGATCGCGGTGGTGTGCCTGGTAGCGACCGCTCCGGACGGCATCGTGCTGCCGCCGACGCCCGCCGACTGGCTCTCGGTGGTCTACATGGCGCTGTTCGCCGGGGCGCTCGCGCTCATCGGCCAGACCTGGGCGCAGGCCCACCTGCCGCCGACCCGCAGCGCGATCATCATGAGCATGGAGCCGGTCTTCGCGGCGTTCTTCGCGGTGCTCCTCGGTGGGGAGGCCCTGACCGCACGGATGGCGCTCGGCGGGCTGATGGTGCTCGCCGCGATGCTGGTCGTCGAGGCGCTGCCGCGGCGGCGCAAGGTCGAGGCCGAGGTCCAGCACCTGGCCGTGTGA
- a CDS encoding threonine aldolase family protein: protein MIDLRSDTLTRPTEAMRQAMARAEVGDDVYGEDPTVLALEDRVAELFGHEAALFMPTGSMANVLAVRALVQPGQEVLCEASAHIARAELGAHAAYSGVTMRTWYHPRGQVDLPMVRRMYAPDLGPFFVRTAAVSVECTHNFAGGAVLPIEDLRDLRELATAAGAAVHVDGARIWNAHVATGTPLAEYGAVADVMAVCLSKGLGAPVGSLTIGSADVIAEARVWRKRMGGGMRQVGILAAAGLHALDHHVERLAEDHAHARLLAEACGVDPASVDTNIVVVPRPDAPDFVARAAEAGVRVSMVGPTTVRLVTHLDVTRADAEKAAAALGAL from the coding sequence GTGATCGACCTCCGCTCGGACACCCTGACCCGCCCGACCGAGGCGATGCGTCAGGCGATGGCCCGCGCGGAGGTCGGCGACGACGTGTACGGCGAGGACCCGACCGTCCTCGCGCTCGAGGACCGGGTCGCGGAGCTGTTCGGCCACGAGGCCGCGCTGTTCATGCCGACCGGGTCGATGGCCAACGTGCTGGCGGTCCGCGCGCTCGTGCAGCCCGGCCAGGAGGTGCTCTGCGAGGCCTCCGCCCACATCGCGCGGGCCGAGCTCGGCGCCCACGCGGCGTACTCCGGCGTCACGATGCGCACCTGGTACCACCCGCGCGGCCAGGTCGACCTGCCGATGGTCCGGCGGATGTACGCCCCGGACCTCGGCCCGTTCTTCGTCCGGACCGCGGCGGTCTCGGTGGAGTGCACGCACAACTTCGCCGGCGGCGCCGTGCTGCCGATCGAGGACCTGCGCGACCTCCGCGAGCTCGCGACCGCGGCCGGGGCGGCCGTCCACGTCGACGGCGCCCGGATCTGGAACGCCCACGTCGCGACGGGCACCCCGCTGGCGGAGTACGGCGCGGTCGCCGACGTCATGGCGGTGTGCCTGTCCAAGGGGCTCGGCGCCCCGGTCGGCTCGCTCACGATCGGCTCGGCCGACGTGATCGCCGAGGCGCGGGTGTGGCGCAAGCGGATGGGCGGCGGCATGCGTCAGGTCGGCATCCTCGCCGCGGCCGGCCTGCACGCCCTGGACCACCACGTGGAGCGGCTCGCCGAGGACCACGCCCACGCCCGGCTGCTGGCCGAGGCGTGCGGGGTCGATCCCGCGAGCGTCGACACCAACATCGTGGTCGTCCCGCGGCCCGACGCCCCGGACTTCGTGGCCCGCGCCGCCGAGGCCGGCGTCCGCGTCTCGATGGTCGGCCCGACCACCGTCCGGCTGGTCACCCACCTCGACGTCACCCGCGCCGACGCCGAGAAGGCCGCCGCCGCGCTCGGCGCGCTCTGA
- a CDS encoding class I SAM-dependent methyltransferase, with protein sequence MRRHDLLARLHGLLQPRSYLEVGVSTGASMALSRTRSIGVDPFFTVKHELRCDLHLVRTTSDEFFAREAPLEHLDEPQVDLAFVDGMHLAEYALRDVINLERYTHPASVLVLDDMLPPHPDVAARERALGRARGMWTGDVYKVLPVLRRHRPDLICLEVDTKPTGVLVVLGLDARSRVLLEAYDDLVPELVTSDPQHVPAEVLGRTRAFDAERLLALPLWRGLRELQGAEPERARSRVRELVRASGLDQPATVG encoded by the coding sequence ATGCGGCGCCACGACCTGCTCGCCCGGCTGCACGGGCTGCTGCAGCCGCGCTCCTACCTCGAGGTGGGGGTCAGCACGGGCGCCAGCATGGCGCTCTCGCGCACCCGGTCGATCGGTGTGGACCCGTTCTTCACCGTCAAGCACGAGCTGCGGTGCGACCTGCACCTGGTGCGCACGACGAGCGATGAGTTCTTCGCGCGCGAGGCGCCGCTGGAGCACCTCGACGAGCCGCAGGTGGACCTGGCGTTCGTCGACGGCATGCACCTGGCGGAGTACGCGCTGCGCGACGTCATCAACCTCGAGCGGTACACCCACCCCGCCTCGGTCCTGGTCCTGGACGACATGCTGCCGCCGCACCCGGACGTCGCAGCGCGGGAGCGGGCGCTCGGGCGGGCCCGCGGGATGTGGACCGGCGACGTGTACAAGGTGCTGCCGGTCCTGCGGCGCCACCGCCCCGACCTGATCTGCCTCGAGGTGGACACCAAGCCGACGGGGGTCCTCGTGGTGCTCGGGCTCGACGCCCGCAGCCGGGTGCTGCTCGAGGCCTACGACGACCTCGTGCCCGAGCTCGTCACCAGCGACCCCCAGCACGTGCCGGCCGAGGTCCTCGGCCGGACCCGGGCCTTCGACGCGGAGCGCCTGCTCGCGCTTCCCCTCTGGCGGGGGCTGCGCGAGCTGCAGGGCGCGGAGCCGGAGCGGGCCCGGTCCCGGGTGCGGGAGCTGGTGCGCGCCTCAGGGCTCGACCAGCCGGCCACGGTGGGCTGA
- a CDS encoding class II 3-deoxy-7-phosphoheptulonate synthase — protein MSIPDLATLHALGAAQQPTYPDSEAVDAAVAKLRTLPPLVFAGECDELKDKIAAVSRGEAFLLQGGDCAETFAGVTADNVRNKLRVLLQMAVVLTYAASVPVVKVGRLAGQYAKPRSSDLETRDGVTLPAYRGDAVNGFDFTPEARVPDPQRLVDVYNSSAATLNLIRAFVTGGYADLRQVHTWNTDFVKESPVGQRYEAVAGEIERALTFMSAIGADPVEFHRVDFHSSHEALVLEYEHAMTRIDSRTQMPYDVSGHMVWIGERTRQLDQAHVELLSHIRNPIGVKLGPSTTPDDALALAARLNPLNEPGRLTFITRFGAGRIRDGLPNLVEKVTAEGVEVAWVCDPMHGNTFEASSGYKTRRFDDVIDEVQGFFDVHRSLGTWPGGLHVELTGDDVTECVGGGEDLLEVDLGNRYESVCDPRLNRVQSLELAFLVAEMLRKA, from the coding sequence GTGAGCATCCCCGACCTCGCGACCCTGCACGCCCTGGGCGCGGCCCAGCAGCCGACGTACCCGGACTCCGAGGCCGTCGACGCGGCCGTCGCGAAGCTGCGCACGCTGCCGCCGCTGGTCTTCGCCGGTGAGTGCGACGAGCTCAAGGACAAGATCGCCGCGGTCTCCCGCGGCGAGGCGTTCCTGCTCCAGGGCGGCGACTGCGCCGAGACGTTCGCCGGCGTCACCGCCGACAACGTCCGCAACAAGCTGCGCGTGCTGCTGCAGATGGCGGTCGTGCTGACGTACGCCGCCTCCGTCCCGGTCGTCAAGGTCGGCCGGCTCGCGGGGCAGTACGCCAAGCCGCGCTCCTCCGACCTCGAGACCCGCGACGGCGTCACCCTGCCGGCCTACCGCGGCGACGCGGTCAACGGCTTCGACTTCACCCCCGAGGCGCGCGTGCCCGACCCGCAGCGCCTCGTGGACGTCTACAACTCCTCCGCGGCGACGCTGAACCTGATCCGCGCCTTCGTCACCGGCGGCTACGCCGACCTGCGCCAGGTGCACACCTGGAACACCGACTTCGTCAAGGAGTCGCCGGTCGGCCAGCGCTACGAGGCGGTCGCCGGCGAGATCGAGCGGGCCCTGACGTTCATGTCGGCCATCGGCGCCGACCCCGTCGAGTTCCACCGCGTCGACTTCCACTCCAGCCACGAGGCGCTGGTGCTGGAGTACGAGCACGCGATGACCCGCATCGACTCGCGCACCCAGATGCCCTACGACGTCTCGGGCCACATGGTCTGGATCGGCGAGCGCACCCGCCAGCTCGACCAGGCGCACGTGGAGCTGCTCAGCCACATCCGCAACCCGATCGGCGTCAAGCTCGGCCCGAGCACCACGCCCGACGACGCGCTGGCGCTGGCCGCGCGGCTCAACCCGCTCAACGAGCCCGGGCGGCTCACCTTCATCACCCGCTTCGGCGCCGGCCGCATCCGCGACGGCCTGCCGAACCTGGTCGAGAAGGTCACCGCCGAGGGCGTCGAGGTCGCCTGGGTCTGCGACCCGATGCACGGCAACACCTTCGAGGCGAGCTCGGGCTACAAGACCCGCCGCTTCGACGACGTCATCGACGAGGTCCAGGGCTTCTTCGACGTCCACCGCTCCCTCGGCACCTGGCCCGGCGGCCTGCACGTCGAGCTCACCGGCGACGACGTCACCGAGTGCGTCGGCGGCGGCGAGGACCTGCTCGAGGTCGACCTCGGCAACCGCTACGAGTCGGTCTGCGACCCGCGGCTGAACCGCGTGCAGTCCCTCGAGCTGGCCTTCCTCGTCGCAGAGATGCTGCGCAAGGCGTGA
- a CDS encoding glycosyltransferase family 61 protein → MRWRRGPRGEAPARTATTDLPPIDLPPIDLPPRADRGALVVVLAPTRARAAEALDGTAWATAGRRVLTARGLDRLHARISRLPRVDLVLDLRSSWGPGQLARWRRLFGHVGPGGSWVAVRTAAVAGRRERLAERHAVAAGPVRLVQRHQRLLKIRDAEAVELLGTREPALSVTVLGRLPGGVLDRRGAGVHHHGGPVAPLADDLPYPPAQIRHYRGPVHVAAGRAYVVHGRSLLPESFRWHLSDHPVNRSLVDVDSWFASQRRSADPHPPTLPGRYFHLDYTNPGHYGHLMTEGFSRLWGWPVAKAADPSLKLLLALHRRRDVPASRRPESVLLPALGIAPDDVVWLRGPVTVTSLVGTTPLWHNAAPFHAHPAVRETWERLRDGLLALPDAAPLGSTHLFVTRRAGNRPVRNLAEVEELAARAGYTVVDPGVMSIPEQAATFAAARVVAGFGGTGMFNLVFARHLEAIVVLSHSSYAAARNEELLAALHGAEAHFFWSPPDLAEGADPTSYRAFQAPWRFDTERHGEALRRVLRDLVH, encoded by the coding sequence ATGAGGTGGCGTCGCGGCCCGCGGGGTGAGGCCCCCGCACGGACGGCCACGACCGACCTGCCCCCGATCGACCTGCCCCCGATCGACCTGCCCCCGCGAGCCGATCGCGGTGCGCTCGTCGTCGTGCTGGCCCCGACCCGGGCACGCGCCGCCGAGGCGCTGGACGGCACGGCTTGGGCGACCGCCGGACGCCGGGTGCTCACCGCGCGCGGCCTCGACCGGTTGCACGCCCGGATCAGCCGGCTCCCCCGGGTCGACCTCGTGCTCGACCTCCGCTCGTCCTGGGGCCCGGGCCAGCTGGCGCGCTGGCGGCGCCTCTTCGGCCATGTCGGGCCGGGGGGCAGCTGGGTCGCCGTCCGCACCGCGGCGGTGGCGGGCCGCCGCGAGCGCCTGGCCGAGCGCCATGCCGTCGCCGCCGGACCGGTCCGGCTGGTGCAACGGCACCAGCGCCTGCTCAAGATCCGCGACGCCGAGGCGGTCGAGCTGCTCGGCACCCGGGAGCCGGCACTTTCGGTCACCGTCCTGGGCCGCCTGCCCGGCGGCGTCCTGGACCGCCGGGGAGCGGGCGTGCACCACCACGGCGGCCCGGTGGCGCCGCTGGCCGACGACCTGCCGTACCCGCCCGCCCAGATCCGCCACTACCGGGGTCCCGTGCACGTCGCGGCCGGCCGGGCGTACGTCGTGCACGGTCGCTCGCTGCTGCCCGAGAGCTTCCGCTGGCACCTCAGCGACCATCCGGTGAACCGGTCCCTGGTCGACGTCGACTCCTGGTTCGCCTCGCAGCGCCGCTCCGCCGACCCCCACCCGCCTACGCTGCCGGGCCGGTACTTCCACCTCGACTACACCAACCCCGGCCACTACGGCCACCTGATGACCGAGGGGTTCTCGCGGCTGTGGGGCTGGCCCGTCGCCAAGGCCGCCGACCCGTCGCTGAAGCTGCTGCTCGCGCTGCACCGGCGCCGCGACGTGCCGGCCTCCCGGCGCCCGGAGTCGGTCCTCCTGCCCGCGCTCGGCATCGCCCCCGACGACGTCGTGTGGCTGCGCGGGCCGGTGACCGTCACCTCGCTGGTGGGCACGACCCCGCTGTGGCACAACGCCGCGCCGTTCCACGCCCACCCCGCCGTGCGCGAGACCTGGGAGCGACTCCGCGACGGGCTGCTGGCCCTCCCCGACGCCGCCCCGCTCGGCAGCACCCACCTGTTCGTGACCCGCCGCGCCGGCAACCGGCCGGTGCGCAACCTGGCGGAGGTCGAGGAGCTCGCCGCTCGCGCCGGCTACACGGTGGTCGACCCGGGGGTGATGAGCATCCCCGAGCAGGCGGCGACCTTCGCCGCCGCCCGGGTGGTCGCCGGCTTCGGCGGGACCGGGATGTTCAACCTCGTCTTCGCCCGGCACCTCGAGGCGATCGTGGTGCTCAGCCACAGCTCGTACGCCGCCGCCCGGAACGAGGAGCTCCTCGCCGCCCTGCACGGCGCCGAGGCGCACTTCTTCTGGAGCCCGCCCGACCTGGCCGAGGGCGCCGACCCCACCTCCTACCGGGCCTTCCAGGCGCCCTGGCGCTTCGACACCGAGCGGCACGGCGAAGCGCTGCGCCGAGTGCTGCGCGACCTGGTTCACTGA
- a CDS encoding NADase-type glycan-binding domain-containing protein, with the protein METTCTACGARLGPGRACAACGHPVEGPDLTDWRTDTAERPAIKAVPPAPRYPLYADEPPAPPPARSPATGSPATGSRGDRSGQPGRLAWVAGLATLALLAGLGTALVIGGDDEGGEPAAADAPTSSPANRPSGSADPSPSTAPTPPAQPTRTAGAELSRKPEPRDPEDVAGAARVRVPATAPTSRGLDGTRTAYDAGNLVDGDRTTAWRMRGDGTGQELVLRLDRPTTITRVGLVNGYAKRARGPRGGVLDWYTGNRRVLAVAWVLDDGTVVRQRLGESRRVQTVDVGAITTRRVRLRLVEVSAPGSGRAGRDYTAISELSVVGLPG; encoded by the coding sequence GTGGAGACGACCTGCACCGCCTGCGGCGCCCGGCTCGGCCCCGGCCGCGCCTGCGCCGCCTGCGGCCACCCGGTCGAGGGGCCCGACCTGACCGACTGGCGCACCGACACCGCGGAGCGGCCGGCGATCAAGGCCGTGCCGCCCGCGCCGCGCTACCCGCTGTACGCCGACGAGCCGCCAGCCCCTCCGCCCGCCCGTTCGCCGGCCACCGGGTCGCCGGCCACCGGGTCGCGAGGCGACCGGTCCGGGCAGCCCGGCCGGCTGGCGTGGGTGGCCGGCCTCGCGACGCTGGCGCTGCTCGCCGGCCTCGGCACCGCGCTGGTGATCGGCGGCGATGACGAGGGCGGCGAGCCGGCGGCGGCCGACGCACCGACCTCCTCCCCCGCGAACCGTCCCTCCGGCTCGGCCGACCCGAGCCCGTCGACCGCACCGACGCCGCCCGCGCAGCCGACGCGGACCGCCGGCGCCGAGCTCAGCCGCAAGCCGGAGCCGCGCGACCCCGAGGACGTCGCCGGCGCGGCCCGGGTCCGGGTGCCGGCCACCGCACCGACCAGCCGCGGCCTCGACGGCACCCGCACGGCGTACGACGCCGGGAACCTCGTCGACGGCGACCGCACCACCGCCTGGCGGATGCGCGGCGACGGCACCGGCCAGGAGCTCGTGCTCCGCCTGGACCGCCCGACCACGATCACGCGGGTCGGGCTGGTCAACGGCTACGCCAAGCGCGCCCGCGGCCCCCGCGGCGGGGTCCTGGACTGGTACACCGGCAACCGCCGGGTCCTGGCCGTGGCGTGGGTGCTCGACGACGGCACGGTCGTGCGCCAGCGGCTCGGGGAGTCCCGCCGCGTGCAGACCGTCGACGTCGGTGCGATCACCACCCGCCGGGTCCGGCTGCGGCTCGTCGAGGTCTCCGCCCCCGGCTCGGGTCGCGCCGGCCGCGACTACACCGCGATCAGCGAGCTCTCGGTCGTCGGGCTGCCGGGCTGA
- a CDS encoding deoxyribonuclease IV, which yields MLDPDQIALRNPVGTHVTVGKGLVTGALASADSLGCETFQVFCGNPRGWALTAGKPAEDAAFRAEVGRRGTRVFVHAPYLVNLGSPTPLTYERSVASVAHNLRRAAEIGAEGLVVHTGSYVAPDDTTERYDAALRQVREGLLPLLETLDAAGDDAPWLLLEPTAGQGRSLCAGVDDLAPYLAALDHHPRVGVCLDTCHVFAAGAPLDEPGGAAATLDRLEEVAGPGRLRLVHANDSMDVRGAFKDRHQSIGDGHIGAEPFLELFAHPATAGVPFIAETPGSREVGGDVQVLQELRAKALG from the coding sequence GTGCTGGACCCCGATCAGATCGCGCTGCGCAACCCCGTCGGCACCCACGTCACGGTCGGCAAGGGCCTCGTGACCGGGGCGCTCGCCTCGGCCGATTCGCTCGGCTGCGAGACCTTCCAGGTCTTCTGCGGCAACCCCCGCGGGTGGGCGCTCACCGCCGGCAAGCCCGCCGAGGACGCCGCCTTCCGTGCCGAGGTCGGACGACGCGGCACCCGGGTGTTCGTGCACGCGCCGTACCTGGTCAACCTCGGCTCCCCCACGCCGCTGACCTACGAGCGCTCGGTCGCCAGCGTCGCGCACAACCTGCGCCGCGCCGCCGAGATCGGCGCCGAGGGCCTGGTCGTGCACACCGGCTCCTACGTCGCGCCCGACGACACCACCGAGCGGTACGACGCCGCGCTGCGCCAGGTCCGCGAGGGGCTGCTGCCCCTGCTGGAGACCCTCGACGCGGCCGGCGACGACGCGCCCTGGCTGCTGCTCGAGCCGACCGCCGGCCAGGGCCGCTCGCTGTGCGCGGGCGTCGACGACCTCGCGCCGTACCTCGCCGCGCTCGACCACCACCCCCGCGTCGGCGTGTGCCTGGACACCTGCCACGTCTTCGCCGCGGGCGCGCCGCTCGACGAGCCCGGCGGCGCCGCGGCCACCCTGGACCGGCTCGAGGAGGTCGCCGGCCCCGGCCGGCTGCGGCTCGTGCACGCCAACGACTCGATGGACGTCCGCGGCGCGTTCAAGGACCGCCACCAGAGCATCGGCGACGGTCACATCGGCGCCGAGCCGTTCCTCGAGCTGTTCGCCCACCCGGCCACCGCGGGCGTGCCGTTCATCGCCGAGACCCCGGGCTCGCGGGAGGTCGGCGGCGACGTGCAGGTGCTCCAGGAGCTCCGCGCGAAGGCGCTGGGGTGA